The following coding sequences are from one Primulina eburnea isolate SZY01 chromosome 15, ASM2296580v1, whole genome shotgun sequence window:
- the LOC140815108 gene encoding uncharacterized protein isoform X2: MKMFNSVSLLSDPKSRTCLCSLIVSASLICGVFFIGSAWLGTEMFELSPGYGLSRTHKYIDSDNCKELSKPNSIENVARENTHMEKCKRECRPVGTEALPKGIVSATSNLEVSSLTGPISEKGETMLSKSLLAIAVGIKQKTLVNKIVDKFLANDFVVMLFHYDGIVESWNKEWGDKVIHVSAINQTKWWFAKRFLHPDIVAEYEYIFLWDEDLGVEYFHPGRYVSIIEEEGLEISQPALDSGKSEVHHEITVRRRRSRVHRRYYKLTGGGRCYGNSTTPPCVGWVEMMAPVFSRAAWRCVWYMIQNDLIHAWGLDMQLGYCAQGDRTVKVGVVDEEYIIHFGFPTLGGLSNENKTSTESSLSKNSSDLEPLV, from the exons ATGAAGATGTTCAATTCT GTTTCTCTATTATCAGATCCTAAAAGCAGAACATGTCTCTGCAGTCTCATCGTGTCTGCTTCTTTGATTTGTGGCGTTTTCTTTATCGGAAGTGCATGGCTGGGGACTGAAATGTTCGAG TTATCGCCTGGATATGGACTGAGCAGGACACATAAATATATAGACTCTGATAACTGCAAG GAATTATCAAAACCGAACTCGATAGAAAATGTTGCAAGAGAGAATACACATATGGAGAAATGCAAA AGAGAATGCAGGCCTGTCGGTACTGAAGCTTTGCCAAAAGGAATCGTTTCGGCAACATCGAACTTGGAAGTGAGCAGCCTAACAGGTCCCATATCGGAAAAA GGTGAGACAATGCTTTCAAAAAGTTTGTTGGCCATTGCAGTTGGGATAAAGCAAAAAACACTGGTGAACAAAATTGTTGACAAG TTTTTGGCAAATGATTTTGTCGTGATGCTTTTTCACTATGATGGAATTGTCGAAAGTTGGAATAAGGAATGGGGTGACAAAGTCATTCATGTCTCTGCCATAAACCAAACAAAATG GTGGTTTGCCAAACGGTTTCTACATCCTGATATCGTTGCTGAATATGAATATATCTTTTTGTGGGATGAAGACCTAGGAGTCGAATATTTTCATCCGGGAAG ATATGTGTCAATTATCGAGGAAGAGGGACTTGAAATTTCACAACCTGCTCTTGATTCTGGCAAATCCGAGGTTCATCACGAGATTACAGTCCGCAGAAGGAGATCAAGGGTGCACAG GAGATACTATAAGCTTACAGGCGGTGGAAGGTGTTATGGAAACAGCACAACCCCTCCCTGTGTTGG TTGGGTTGAGATGATGGCTCCCGTGTTTTCAAGAGCAGCTTGGCGTTGTGTGTGGTATATGATTCAG AACGACTTGATCCACGCTTGGGGCCTCGATATGCAGCTTGGTTATTGTGCACAG GGTGATCGTACAGTTAAAGTTGGTGTGGTCGACGAGGAGTATATAATTCATTTTGGTTTCCCTACACTTGGTGGCCTTTCAAATGAAAATAAG ACAAGCACAGAATCATCACTGTCAAAGAACTCGTCAGATTTGGAGCCACTGGTATGA
- the LOC140815108 gene encoding uncharacterized protein isoform X1, which yields MKMFNSVSLLSDPKSRTCLCSLIVSASLICGVFFIGSAWLGTEMFELSPGYGLSRTHKYIDSDNCKELSKPNSIENVARENTHMEKCKRECRPVGTEALPKGIVSATSNLEVSSLTGPISEKGETMLSKSLLAIAVGIKQKTLVNKIVDKFLANDFVVMLFHYDGIVESWNKEWGDKVIHVSAINQTKWWFAKRFLHPDIVAEYEYIFLWDEDLGVEYFHPGRYVSIIEEEGLEISQPALDSGKSEVHHEITVRRRRSRVHRRYYKLTGGGRCYGNSTTPPCVGWVEMMAPVFSRAAWRCVWYMIQNDLIHAWGLDMQLGYCAQGDRTVKVGVVDEEYIIHFGFPTLGGLSNENKTSTESSLSKNSSDLEPLATSVKYEIDNRSAVRLRSYNEMKMFKNRWDNAVKEDECWINPFKQPQ from the exons ATGAAGATGTTCAATTCT GTTTCTCTATTATCAGATCCTAAAAGCAGAACATGTCTCTGCAGTCTCATCGTGTCTGCTTCTTTGATTTGTGGCGTTTTCTTTATCGGAAGTGCATGGCTGGGGACTGAAATGTTCGAG TTATCGCCTGGATATGGACTGAGCAGGACACATAAATATATAGACTCTGATAACTGCAAG GAATTATCAAAACCGAACTCGATAGAAAATGTTGCAAGAGAGAATACACATATGGAGAAATGCAAA AGAGAATGCAGGCCTGTCGGTACTGAAGCTTTGCCAAAAGGAATCGTTTCGGCAACATCGAACTTGGAAGTGAGCAGCCTAACAGGTCCCATATCGGAAAAA GGTGAGACAATGCTTTCAAAAAGTTTGTTGGCCATTGCAGTTGGGATAAAGCAAAAAACACTGGTGAACAAAATTGTTGACAAG TTTTTGGCAAATGATTTTGTCGTGATGCTTTTTCACTATGATGGAATTGTCGAAAGTTGGAATAAGGAATGGGGTGACAAAGTCATTCATGTCTCTGCCATAAACCAAACAAAATG GTGGTTTGCCAAACGGTTTCTACATCCTGATATCGTTGCTGAATATGAATATATCTTTTTGTGGGATGAAGACCTAGGAGTCGAATATTTTCATCCGGGAAG ATATGTGTCAATTATCGAGGAAGAGGGACTTGAAATTTCACAACCTGCTCTTGATTCTGGCAAATCCGAGGTTCATCACGAGATTACAGTCCGCAGAAGGAGATCAAGGGTGCACAG GAGATACTATAAGCTTACAGGCGGTGGAAGGTGTTATGGAAACAGCACAACCCCTCCCTGTGTTGG TTGGGTTGAGATGATGGCTCCCGTGTTTTCAAGAGCAGCTTGGCGTTGTGTGTGGTATATGATTCAG AACGACTTGATCCACGCTTGGGGCCTCGATATGCAGCTTGGTTATTGTGCACAG GGTGATCGTACAGTTAAAGTTGGTGTGGTCGACGAGGAGTATATAATTCATTTTGGTTTCCCTACACTTGGTGGCCTTTCAAATGAAAATAAG ACAAGCACAGAATCATCACTGTCAAAGAACTCGTCAGATTTGGAGCCACTG GCAACTTCAGTTAAATACGAGATTGACAACAGATCAGCG GTTCGGCTACGATCCTATAATGAAATGAAGATGTTTAAGAACCGGTGGGATAACGCAGTCAAGGAGGACGAGTGTTGGATCAACCCTTTTAAACAACCACAATAG